A region of the Pantoea alfalfae genome:
CCGGTTCGGACGGCGTGCTGGTGACAACCGTTACTTTCCGTCCGGGCACCGATCCCGATCAGGCACAGGTACAGGTGCAGAACCGCGTGGCACAGGCGGAAGCCCGTCTGCCGGAAGATGTGCGTCGGCTGGGCGTGACAACCCAGAAGATGTCGCCGACGCTGACGCTGGTCGTGCACATGTTTTCACCGAACAATACCTACGATTCGCTCTACCTGCGTAACTACGCCACGCTCAAGGTCAAAGATGAGCTGGCGCGCCTGCCGGGTGTCGGTCAGATCCAGATTTTTGGCGCAGGCGAATATGCGATGCGCGTCTGGCTTGATCCCAGTAAAGTTGCGGCGCGTGGCCTGACGGCCGCTGACGTAGTGACGGCGATGCAGGAGCAGAACGTGCAGGTCTCTGCCGGTCAGCTGGGCGCGGAGCCTCTGAAAAAGCAGAGTGACTTCCTGCTGTCGATCAACACCCAGGGACGACTGGAGAGCGAGCAGCAGTTTGGCGATATTATCCTGAAAACCTCAGAAGATGGTTCGCTGGTGCGGCTGCGCGATGTGGCGCGGATTGAGATGGGATCAGGCAGCTATGCCCTGCGCTCGCAGCTCAATAACAAAGATGCGGTCGGTATCGGCATCTTCCAGGCTCCGGGCGCTAACGCTATCGATCTCTCCAATGCGGTTCGCGCCAAAATGGATGAGCTGGCAACCCGCTTCCCCAACGATGTCAAATGGGCTGCACCTTACGATCCAACGGTGTTTGTCCGCGACTCGATTAAAGCGGTAGTGCAGACCCTGCTGGAAGCGGTAATCCTGGTGGTACTGGTGGTGATTCTGTTCCTGCAGACCTGGCGCGCCTCGATTATTCCGCTGCTGGCGGTGCCGGTTTCGGTGGTCGGTACCTTTAGCGTGCTCTATCTGCTCGGCTTTTCGCTGAACACCCTGAGCCTGTTCGGGCTGGTACTGGCGATCGGTATCGTGGTGGATGACGCCATTGTGGTGGTGGAGAACGTCGAACGTAACATTGAGATGGGACTGTCTCCGCGCGCCGCCGCCCATCAGGCAATGCGCGAGGTCTCCGGGCCGATCATCGCCATCGCGCTGGTGCTGTGCGCGGTGTTTGTGCCGATGGCGTTTCTCTCTGGCGTGACCGGGCAGTTTTATAAGCAGTTCGCCACCACTATCGCGATCTCCACGGTGATCTCGGCGATTAACTCGCTGACGCTCTCGCCCGCGCTGGCGGCGATGCTGCTGAAAGGACATGATGCGCCGAAAGATCGGCTGACGCGAATCATTGATGCCCTGTTCGGCTGGCTGTTCCGTCCGTTTAACCGCTTCTTCCAGCGTAGTGCGCACGGTTATGAATCGCTGGTTGGCCGCACGCTGCGTCGCCGTGGCGCGGTATTTGGCGTCTATATCCTGTTACTGGCCGGTGCTGGTTTTATGTTCCACACCGTGCCGGGTGGCTTTATCCCAACCCAGGATAAGCTCTATCTGATTGGCGGCGTGAAGATGCCGGAAGGCTCCTCACTGGCCCGCACCGATGAAGTGATTCGTAAGATGAGCGAAATCGGTATGCAGACCGAAGGCGTCGCCTATGCGGTGGCCTTCCCCGGCCTGAATGCGCTGCAGTTCACCAACACCCCGAACAGCGGCACGGTGTTCTTTGGTCTGAAGCCGTTTAATGAGCGCAAACATACGGCGGCAGAGATCAACGCGGAGATTAATGCAAAAAT
Encoded here:
- the oqxB gene encoding multidrug efflux RND transporter permease subunit OqxB, coding for MDFSRFFIDRPIFAAVLSILIFVTGMIAIPLLPISEYPDVVPPSVQVRAEYPGANPKVIADSVATPLEEAINGVENMMYMKSVAGSDGVLVTTVTFRPGTDPDQAQVQVQNRVAQAEARLPEDVRRLGVTTQKMSPTLTLVVHMFSPNNTYDSLYLRNYATLKVKDELARLPGVGQIQIFGAGEYAMRVWLDPSKVAARGLTAADVVTAMQEQNVQVSAGQLGAEPLKKQSDFLLSINTQGRLESEQQFGDIILKTSEDGSLVRLRDVARIEMGSGSYALRSQLNNKDAVGIGIFQAPGANAIDLSNAVRAKMDELATRFPNDVKWAAPYDPTVFVRDSIKAVVQTLLEAVILVVLVVILFLQTWRASIIPLLAVPVSVVGTFSVLYLLGFSLNTLSLFGLVLAIGIVVDDAIVVVENVERNIEMGLSPRAAAHQAMREVSGPIIAIALVLCAVFVPMAFLSGVTGQFYKQFATTIAISTVISAINSLTLSPALAAMLLKGHDAPKDRLTRIIDALFGWLFRPFNRFFQRSAHGYESLVGRTLRRRGAVFGVYILLLAGAGFMFHTVPGGFIPTQDKLYLIGGVKMPEGSSLARTDEVIRKMSEIGMQTEGVAYAVAFPGLNALQFTNTPNSGTVFFGLKPFNERKHTAAEINAEINAKIAQIQQGFGFSIMPPPILGLGQGSGYSLYVQDRAGLGYGALQTAINTLSGSIMQTPGMHFPISSYQANVPQLDVQVDRDKAKAQGVSLTALFSTLQTYLGSSYVNDFNRFGRTWRVMAQADGEFRDSVEDIANLRTRNDRGEMVPIGSMVNITTTYGPDPVIRYNGYPAADLIGDADPRVLSSAQAMSQLEAMSGQLLPNGMNIEWTDLSYQQSTQGNTALIVFPMAVLLAFLVLAALYESWTLPLAVILIVPMTMLSALFGVWLTGGDNNVFVQVGLVVLMGLACKNAILIVEFARELEIQGKGIIEAALEACRLRLRPIVMTSIAFIAGTIPLILGEGAGAEVRGVTGITVFSGMLGVTLFGLFLTPVFYVALRKLVTRRSGDAETVTA